A region of the Acanthopagrus latus isolate v.2019 chromosome 18, fAcaLat1.1, whole genome shotgun sequence genome:
ATCATAATTAAAAATCTTTCTAGACGTTTccaagatggaaaaataaaaaatgtcttcaaattaTAATGCCTTGATGTTCCTCCATgtctcagcctcctccaccaGGCTGGTGTGTTACTATGTCAGCTCAGCTGAAAATAGAACTGAGGACGGAGAGTTCTGGATTTCAGATATCGATCCGAACCAGTGTACACATCTGATCTATTCCTTTTCTGACATTAACAACCAACATGAGCTGGTTCCCAACAGTGAAGCTGACATTCAATGCTATGAGTCCTTTAAAAGACTCAAAACCAGGTCAATGTTTTTAGCTTCTAGGTATGATATCAGTCACCTGCATGCTCTCCTGATTCCAGGTAACCAAGTACAAAAAGTGTCTATGCTGTCGATGGGTGGTATTGGGCAGTAAATTATGGCAGCGTCAAAGAGTGATGAACAAATATCTGACTTTTACGTTTTCCTGACCTTACCACTCCAACGACAACCAAgcagacaacaacaactactgaGGCCACAAAAATACACACTACTACAACCACAGCTCGCCCTACCACAACCACTACTCCCCCTACAACAGTCACTACAATCCCTGCTACCACAACCACAACTGCTACTATAACAATTCCAGTTTCCCCTACCGTAACCACTATAATCCTACCTAACACGACAACTACATCACCTCCCACCACAACTGCTACAACCCCCCCTACAACAACGACAATAGCTCCCACTACCGCAACCACTCTAACTGctacaaccaaaacaacaactccCCCTACCACAACAAAAGCTCCCCTTACTACGACAACAGTTCAACCAAGCACAACCACAGCTTTCTCCACAATAACCACTAAAGTCCTCCCTTCCACAACTCCCTCTACCACAAGTACTAGCCCCtactacaactacaacaactccccctacaacaaccactacagTACACCCTACCACTACCACGGCTCCCGCTACTACAACCACAATGCCCCCAACCACAACCACTACAATGCCCCCAACAACAACGATTACAATGCCGCGTACCACAACCACAGCTCCCCCTACAGCAACAGCTCCCCCTACTACAACCACAACTGCCAAacctacaacaacaacagctcctgCTACTACAACCACAACTGCCCCACCATCAAATACAACCACTATAATGCCCCCAACCACAAGCACTACAATGCCCCCTACCCCCTACCATTTCCATTTGCTGGTCCCCTACTGTCGACTTGTTGAGGTCTAGCACATAGCTCAATCCTGAAATCCtgaaagtaaaaacaagaaGGTGTAGATGTGTATGCTaaagtgggtgtgtgtgcaatttgtgttgtgctttacAACCCTGTATTAGCACATTCCTTTTTGATTACACTGTTGTTTACTACATATCAGTCAGAAAATGCTTGCTTTGTCACTGATGCTAAGCTTTTGTGGGGTATGTTTCCTCTTTGTTATTTAACCACTGTGTAATTAGATGATGCTACTGCTGTTGCTCATTTCTACCAACTTGTTCTGTTGATGTATCGTTACTTTTGCCTTTGTTCAGTTCAGAAAGTCTATTAGCAGCTATATCTGAATATATAGCCAACTAGCCATGCCTTTGATGCTGCTTACATGATAACAGACTTGTCTCTGTTAATAGCTGTAGCTGTGAGATCTTTTTTTTACCTAACCTTTACCTTTAACATGGTGGTGTCATGCTGTTTCAGTGAATAGGACTGGAATTCATAATCAAAAGGGCCTAGCATTAGGTGACTCATTTGGTCATTTAGTCTCAGTTTCCATCTGTGTCTAATTGCTTTGGAAATTGCAGTGTTGCAATAGTTACCTCACCCTTTACTTACTGTCGCACCCTGTCAACCATCAACACCCTTCCCAATTTAAAACCACACAGTCATCCATTTCTCATACATCCTCCATCAGAGTAGAGAGACTGTATACACCAACATTGTAAGTACTCCTTTTAATCTGATTTTACTCAACCGCATTTTGTAAACTGCTTCGTTGATTCTGTGTACATTGCTATACCTGCTCCATTTCTAACTAAGTCACTAGCCTAACTGAACATATTGGAAGGTTCATCCAGCAGGAACGTAAAgaatttttcccttttcattctTTTGAACCTAATATTATGGTTATTGTGTGTGCGCCAAATATGTGAATGTTgtcacaaaaatcacaaaaaaaactgcaaggCGTTTTCTTTTAAACGATCATAATGTCTTTACTGTAACAGCATGGTTAAGAATGACTATGATGCATTTCGGCATCAagatttcaaaaacattttgttgttttttgttttttctgagtttgtttgtaAGGTCTAACATGACCATTAAATCACAATAAGAGTAATTTGAATAGTTTAAAAGAGGCTGTCTTGGAGTCtttttatgtttacatgcattCTTATCCAAAGTGCACCTCAAACAATCTCAGTTTGAGTATAGGAAGCGCTCCTGCTcttacattatttttattctacaattttttaaaagcacatgtTGTGTTATTCACTTAAACCAGTCTTGTTACATGAGACAGGAAATCCCTTAATCAGACTGATTAGAAAACACAGTGACCACCCTGCTATGTTAGATCACATCTGATCTAATCAGATCTTAAGTGGGATTTTAAACATGCAATAAAAAAGAGTAATCTGATATCTGGGACAGAGGTACAGAGGTAATTATTTTCAAATTCTTCaagaaaacctaaaatcatcagccaGAACATCTTGGGTCTTGGGTGCAGTTCGGTATTTGATAGCAAACATACATCAAAAGTGGTAAAGTAATGCTAAATCAGGCTGGAACTGAGGTTGTGGAATGGCCCTCCTGACTTGAACCTCATCGAGAACATGTGGAATGTGCTGAAGACACAAGTTTGTGCTAGTAAACTGACAAATTTAGTTCAACTTCACTGATTCTGTCAAGTAAAGTGGTTAAAACTTCAGCCAGAGGACTACTAGAAGGGTGTGGATGGctatgaaaaacacataatttagGTGAAAATGGCCAAGGGAAATTTTACCAATAGCATGATTGTATGAATATTGTGTAGATTCAgccacattttcagaagacctgtAATAAATTCAATACAGagccaaacttcatgaatgttttctgtgacaAAGTTGAATGTGTTCTTGTGGCTGTAAAACTGTTAATGTTGGAATTTGGGGATTGTAGGCATTCATTTtactttgataaaaacaaaaaaaaacagtagtttGAACAGTAATTAAGGTCAACTGTTTGTCAAATAGCTTACCTTGAGCTTGATAGCTGGACAAGAAATTTTCTGACAGTGCAGAGGTGTAACCAAGACTCAAagaaatttgcaaaaaaaagatgactcatgtttgtgagtgtttgccaattttttttttcttttataaaatccatcagtgtgttttaaagttGTTCATGTGTGTTCGCCAATTATTCCAGAGGCTCTTTGATTAATGACTGGATGTTCAACAATTATCCTGATAAAGATAAGTAAAAAATATCACAGGTTGAGTGCAAATAGGTGGTCAAGTGCATCTATCGTGGATTGCTATCTTGAGTATGCAGAAAGCTACAGCACCAtagaccaacaaaaagctgatataaagtcaaaaatgtagtctgtttcctgctatttaaagtacatgttattttaaacatttacaggCACAAAGTCATGTCAGTGTAACAAATATCATGGCACAGTTAATGAGCAAAACTAAAAACCGTAGAGTCAGGAGTTCTGAATAATCAATGACTTTTATCATCTGTTCCTCATAcacaaatgtgcatgttaatgtaGAGATACCCGtatattttctgctgctgctttaaggACATATTTCACACTTTGATCCCATGgttattgatcaggatgatACTTCTGATGACCAATCCTGCCTgatccacacacgcacacacacagtgaggcgCAGCATTGTGCCGCCCCCTCCTACATTAAATATCAGTTAATTTGTTTCATATTCACTAAAACAGAGTAGGTGATGGGACAGATGATTACAAAATGGCGGGGCAGATGGTTCAACAGTCGCTGAAATATGATGCAGATAAAACAGACCCATGACTAATGAGTGGGGTTCAATGAAAACTTTTCCCTTGTGGCTGGTGCTAATGTTGAGGCCTGTATATTAATGAGAAACCATCTTGCTAATCAGCAGTTCTGTTATCTGTTGtagtatttatatatattttttccgcatattaaacacatttcctaTTTCTGCTTATCCACAGCAACAAAATGTTCAAGCTCACTCTGACTGCAGGTAAGACACGCCAGTCACGTAAGTGTTCCCTTAAGGATTAAGTATCAAGCATAtgcacattacatttgtttcttttaccttTGTGTTTGTCGCTAAGAAAAAGGTGAAGACAGCACAGTGTAGATGAGTGGAATTTGATTTCTTGTGCTTTGGACTTTAcagatgcactgtaaaaaattCAACccaaaacacttcattttaagGTATATATTGTGTAATAACCATTACTGGCATGCATATTAGTAGCAtagttgttttttattagtCATTAAAATAGAACTACCACAAGAATAATCATTCTGCTTTAAAGGCActaactgcaaacaaaactcattgAGTCATGATTATGTTATGAGTCATAATTAACGTttgtgttgaagtaaacatgtatataaTGCACTAATCCTACTCTCTGAAGTTACATAGGGGGGTTGGAGTGGCTGAGAAAGAGACACCATTCAATCTATGTTACTGTACCACcaaaatgattgaatgaatcattttgaaGCTGTAGTTTTGAGgttaaaaaacatcacataatgttgctttaattaagTGGACctaattaaatgaaaaggtTATTTATAACTATTAATAAAGAGACAATTTATGAGGACTATAAACAAGTCAATTATGATGCTTATATGCATAGTAATAAGCAAGTTATTAAAATTGAAGTTATTGATTAATGTGTGTACACTATAGAATATAGAATTCTGAAATTTTATAACGtaaaattaatttcatttacCTGCAATGTATTGGGGTGACTGCAGATATAAGTAAGAACAATAATTCATTAACTTTTAAGGATAAAACCTAACCAGTATGTAATGCTAGAACTCCAGTAGAAGTGAGTGAGAAAACCCGTggtatttttaaattttgtattTTGGATGAAATGACTTGTTACactttctttaatttctttttttcttcttatccCTTACACTGGCcaaatctgtcttttttgaAGGACTCTGCTTGATCATCTCCTGTCTGAGTAAGTTAATGTTATGTATTAAACATAATCGAAAATCcttaatcaaaattaaaaatcctTCTAGAGGTTATATAATGTCCCCAAGTTGTGGAATAATCGATGTCTTCAAATTATAATGCCATGATGTTCCTCCATgtctcagcctcctccaccaGGCTGGTGTGTTACTATGACAGCTCAGCTGAAAATAGAGCTGAGGACGGGAAGTTCCAGGTTTCAGATATCGATCCGAACCAGTGTACACATCTGATCTATGCCTTTTCTGACATTAACAACCAACATGAGCTGGTTCCCAACAGTGAAGCTGACATTCAACGCTATGAGTCCTTTAATGGACTCAAAACCAGGTCAGTGTTTTTAGCCTCTAGGTATGATAGAAATTATcttgaattttgtgttttgttaaatgctgttttttaaaatgtgtctacCCACAGGAATCCGCTGCTGAAAACACTGTTAGCAGTTGGTGGTATAACCTTTGACACGAGAAAGTAAGTTTCTTAGAAGAACGTTTAAGCCGTATGTATTGCACAAGCAAAAAAGTGAGATGCTGATAGttgataacaaaacattttcatgagcAGGCGCTAAGAAAAtaagtaacatttttttatacGGACAGtatataataatgaaaatacataCTAACTTGGGGAGGACTAATTTGGCTCTGATCTGGAGATTATATCACCAATCTACAAAAAACATGAGGGCTAAAGCTAAttgaaaaaaagtgtgaacTTAAGCTTAAACTGAAAATGGTGAAGTATATTGGTTAAACTTCACCTGGCTACTTACAGATGCATCTGCCAGAGCAAATGAATTGTGAAAGACATGAAATTTGTCTAGTTCCCAGGTTATCTGTTTTACTTGTGCTTATACCCTAAAAAAGAGGTTGATACTGTAACTGGTTATGTGGAATATTTTCAATATGATTCAAAATTATGAGTAAAAAACATTTACCCGAGGCTGGATATTTGTGCTTTGCACTGATctatacatttgtgttattcTACTTGAGAGCACTGTTCTGTCCAAATCTTTAACAGATTCAGTACAATGGCATCAACACAACAGGACAGAACAAAGTTCGTCCAGTCTGTCATCACTCTGCTGAGAGCAAATGGTTTTGATGGGATAAACCTTGACTGGAGGTACCCTGGTGGAGCTCAGAGCCAACCAGAGGACAAGCAGAGATTCACACTGCTGACAAAGGTCAGATCCTGAATTTCTATTGAGTGACAAACATGACGAGAAAATATAAGACTGTATCCTTGACTGAACCATGCTTCTGTGTTGTATAGGAGCTAAAAGACGCATTTGAGGCTGAGGCAACTAACCGTGAGAGATTAATTGTCACTGCGAGTGTGTCTGCTGAGAGAGCCATTATCAATGCCAGTTACGAAGTCACACAGATTgcaatgtaaaaatgaattcatGTAATTCTCAAGTTTGTATCCATGGTTAACTGTTGTCATGTTATGGTGAACTTGATCTCCTCTGCATTTTATCAGGCACCTGGATTTTATAAATGTGCTGACATTTGACTTTCATGGTCCTTGGGAAAATGTCACAGGACACCACAGCCCCTTATATCGGGGATCCCAAGACACTGGAGACAATATCTACTCAAACACTGCAAGTACAGGGATTCACACTTCAGCTTCCTGGATACCTTTCCATTTAGAGAAGTTCCATCATTGCAATAGCTatttcttttcaacattttaggaTTCTGCCATGCAGTACTGGCAGGACCAGGGAGCACCTTCACAAAAGCTAAACTTGGGGTTAGCAACATATGGACGTGCTTTTACCCTCTCCTCTGCATCCAGCAATGTTGGAGCATCGATCAGTGGTGCTGGTGACGATGGCTGCTACACCGGTGTAGAGGGATTCTGGGCCTCTTATGAGGTAAAAACTGCACGATTTagtgtatttatataaaaagCCTTAATGTATTCTAACCACTTGTACTATTTGTCTAACACCAAATTCTGTTAATTTTAGAAGAATTCACTAGATCGGAATATGTCATTTGACCCTTCATTTCAGACTTGTCTTTACCTTGAAGACATTACAATACAGATGATTCCTGATCAAAAAGTTCCATATGCCACAACAGAAAACCAATGGGTTGGATTTGACAACAAAGACAGCCTTGACGCTAAGGTAATCATGTGTATATCTCCAACTATTGCTCAGTATAGCCATAACAAATGACTGGTTGAGAACAGATCCAGTTTTTCTTTGCTAACAGGACTTGAGCTGcagagattttttctttttcatcctctcAGGTCAGTTACCTAAAAACTAACAACATTGGAGGAGCTTTGGTCTGGTCTATGGACCTGGATGACTTTAGTGGAAAGTTCTGTAAACAGGGCAACTTCTCCCTCATCAGTCACCTGCATGCTCTCCTGATTCCAGgtaccaaaacaaaaaagtgtctATGCTGTCAATTATTGTCAAAGAGTGATGAACAAATATCTaactttttttcaggttttcctGACCTTACCACTTCAACAACAGCCAAGcagacaaccacaacaactacCCCGGCCACAAACATGCCTACTACTACAACCACAGCTCACCCTACCACAACCAGTGCTCCCCCTAAGACAGTCACTTCAATCCCTGCTACAACTACCAAAACTGCTACTATAACAATCACAGCTTCCTCTACAGTGACCTCCATAATCCTGCCTACCACAACTACTACATTACCTCCTACCAAATCCTCTACAGTTCCTCCTACTACAACAACAACCCCCCATActaaaaccacaacaaaaatatctactaaaaccacaacaacagctccccctactacaactacaacaacccAAATTACTAAAACAACATCAACTCCCCGTACCACAATGACAGCAAACGCACATACTACAACAACAGCTCCACCtactacaaccacaacaacagctccccctACTACAACCACAGCAACCCCACCTATAACAGCCACTACAATGACCCCTATTACAACCACAGTGCCCCCTACCACAAGCACAACTGCCTctatcacaacaacaacagcacccCCTACTGCAACCACAAGTGTCCCACCTTCCACAACCACAGCAACTGCCCCTACCACAACCATACCTGCCCCTATCAGAACAACAGCCTCCCATACTACAACCACAACAGCTCCTCCTACTACAACCACAACTATGCCACCTTCCACTACGTCAAAAACGCCCACTACCACAACTTTCCCACATTCCACTATCACAACCCCCCCTACCACAACTACCCCTatcacaaccacaacaactccCAATGCTACAACAACTGCCCCACTTACAACAATCACAACATTGCCCCCTTCCACAACCACAACTGCCCTtgtcacaacaacagctgcttctactacaaccacaacaaccccACCTACTACAGCAACAACTGCCccacctacaacaaccactacCATGTCTCTTACTACGACAACTACCCCATCcacaacaaccactacaatgcAACTTACCACGAGCACAACTGCCCTTATCACAACAACATCTCCCACTACTACAACCACTACAATGTCTCCcactacaaccacaacaacaccaCCTACTACCACAACTCCCCCTAATACAACCACAACTGCCCCAACAACCTCTTCTATGCTCCCTACAACAAGCACAACTGCACCTATCACAACAATGACAGCTCCCCCTATTACAATCACGACAACTCCCCCTACTAGAACGACAACTGCCCTACTTAGAACAATCACAACAATGCCACCTTCAACAACCACAACTGCCCTTATCACAATAACTCCCTCTACTAAAACCGCAACTGCCCCACCGACATCAACCACTACAATGTCTCCTAATACAACCAGAACTACTCCATCCACAACAATGACTACAATGCCCCCTACCACAACCACAATAACTCCCCCTACTACAACTACAACTGCCACACCTTCCACAACCACAACTCCCCCTACCACAACCACAACTGCCCCTATCACAACAACGACAGCTCCCCCTACCATAACCACAACTGCCCCTATCACAACAACGACAGCTCCCCCTACCACAACCACAACTGCCCCTATCACAACAACGACAGCTCCCCCTACTACAACCACAACTGCCCCACCTACAACAACCATTACAATGCCCCCTACAACTGCCCTGATCACAACAGCTCCCCCTACTACGACCACAACAGCTCCCCCTCCTACAACCGCAACAAACACCACTGCTACAACCACAAGTGCCccacctacaacaaccactaTGATGCACCCTACTACAACCACAACTGCCccacctacaacaaccactacaataCCCACAACCACTACAATGATGCCTACCACTACCACAGCTCCCCCTacaacaacagaagctccccCTGCTACAACCACATCTGCCCCACCgacaacaaccactacaatgcCCCCTACTACAACCACTACAATGTCTTCtaccacaacaacagctccccTACCTATTACAACCACTACAATACCCCCAACCACAACAATGCCGCCTACCACTACCACAGCTCCCCCTGCTACAACCACATCTGCCCCACCTACAATTACCACTACAGTGCCCCCTACGACAACTGCCCCTgtcacaacaacagctccccctACTATGACCACTACCATGTCTCCAACCACAACATCTCCGCTtactacaaccacaacaacccaACCTACTACAGCCACAACTGCCCCACttacaacaaccactacaataCCCCCTACCACAGCCACTACAATGGCACCTACCACTACCACAACTCCCCCTacaacaacagaagctccccCTGCTACAACCACATCTGCTCCACCTACTACAACCACTACAATGTCTTCTACCATAACAACAGCTCCCCTACCTACTACAACCACTACAATACCCCCAACCACAACAATGCCGCCTACCACTACCACAGctcccactacaacaacaacagctccccctGCTACAACCACATCTGCCCCACCTACAATTACCACTACAGTGCCCCCTACGACAACTGCCCCTgtcacaacaacagctccccctACTATGACCACTACAATGTCTCAAACCACAACAACATCTCCGCTtactacaaccacaacaacccaATCTACTACAGCCACAACTGCCCCACCgacaacaaccactacaataCCCCCAACCACACCCACTACAATGGCGCCTACCACTACCACAGCTCCCCCTacaacaacagaagctccccCTGCTACAACCACATCTGCCccacctacaacaaccactacaatgcTCCCTACTACAACCACTACAATGTCTTCTACCATAACAACAGCTCCCCTACCTACTACAACCACTACAATACCCCCAACCACAACAATGCCGCCTATCACTACCACAGCTCCCCCTacaacaacagctccccctGCTACAACCACATCTGCCCCACCTACAATTACCACTACAGTGCCCCGTACGACAACTGTCCCTgtcacaacaacagctccccctACTATGACCACTACAATGTctccaaccacaacaacatcaCCGCTtactacaaccacaacaacccaACCTACTACAGCCACAACTGCCccacctacaacaaccactacaataCCCC
Encoded here:
- the LOC119008050 gene encoding chitinase-3-like protein 2; protein product: MFKLTLTAGLCLIISCLTSSTRLVCYYDSSAENRAEDGKFQVSDIDPNQCTHLIYAFSDINNQHELVPNSEADIQRYESFNGLKTRNPLLKTLLAVGGITFDTRKFSTMASTQQDRTKFVQSVITLLRANGFDGINLDWRYPGGAQSQPEDKQRFTLLTKELKDAFEAEATNRERLIVTASVSAERAIINASYEVTQIAMHLDFINVLTFDFHGPWENVTGHHSPLYRGSQDTGDNIYSNTDSAMQYWQDQGAPSQKLNLGLATYGRAFTLSSASSNVGASISGAGDDGCYTGVEGFWASYETCLYLEDITIQMIPDQKVPYATTENQWVGFDNKDSLDAKVSYLKTNNIGGALVWSMDLDDFSGKFCKQGNFSLISHLHALLIPGFPDLTTSTTAKQTTTTTTPATNMPTTTTTAHPTTTSAPPKTVTSIPATTTKTATITITASSTVTSIILPTTTTTLPPTKSSTVPPTTTTTPHTKTTTKISTKTTTTAPPTTTTTTQITKTTSTPRTTMTANAHTTTTAPPTTTTTTAPPTTTTATPPITATTMTPITTTVPPTTSTTASITTTTAPPTNNSLPYYNHNSSSYYNHNYATFHYVKNAHYHNFPTFHYHNPPYHNYPYHNHNNSQCYNNCPTYNNHNIAPFHNHNCPCHNNSCFYYNHNNPTYYSNNCPTYNNHYHVSYYDNYPIHNNHYNATYHEHNCPYHNNISHYYNHYNVSHYNHNNTTYYHNSP